The Saxibacter everestensis genome has a window encoding:
- the nhaA gene encoding Na+/H+ antiporter NhaA, with amino-acid sequence MPDLPAGPPAAALTQVFRRGSYPEYLRLTAILRKETVGGALLLAATVLALVCANSPASEVYFSLRDFAVGFEPWHLKLSLGTWAADGLLAIFFFLAGLELKREFVAGDLRMFNRAIVPVAAAVGGVIVPAAIYTVINLGSGSEALRGWAVPTATDIAFAVAVLAVIGSHLPSALRIFLLTLAVVDDLLAIAIIAVFYSSDIQVTPLLLALIPLALYAFLAQRCAHFFGTHPAAAWIVLLPIGVVVWALVHTSGIHATVAGVLLGFAIPVLRSKKGGGPNAGPGLAEIFEHRFRPISAGIAVPIFAFFSAGVAIGGSAGFISALRDPISIGIIVALVVGKPVGILLATWIVTTSTKARLDPDLSWIDVLGVAMLAGVGFTVSLLISELGFGHGTPLDDHAKVAILSGSLLAALLATVVLRIRNRHYRRVEEKERIDADDNGIPDVYDV; translated from the coding sequence ATGCCCGATCTACCCGCTGGACCGCCGGCCGCGGCCCTCACCCAAGTCTTCCGTCGGGGCAGCTACCCGGAATACCTCCGACTGACGGCGATTCTGCGTAAGGAAACCGTCGGCGGCGCCCTGTTACTTGCCGCCACGGTGCTTGCTCTCGTGTGTGCGAATTCTCCAGCGTCGGAAGTCTATTTCTCGCTCAGAGACTTTGCCGTCGGTTTTGAGCCATGGCACCTGAAACTCAGCCTCGGCACCTGGGCGGCCGATGGACTGCTGGCGATCTTCTTCTTCCTCGCCGGCCTGGAGCTGAAACGCGAGTTCGTTGCCGGCGATTTACGCATGTTCAACCGCGCAATAGTTCCGGTAGCGGCAGCCGTGGGTGGCGTCATCGTTCCCGCGGCGATCTACACCGTAATCAACCTCGGTAGCGGATCGGAAGCTCTGCGCGGCTGGGCCGTCCCCACCGCCACCGATATCGCATTCGCGGTAGCGGTGCTTGCGGTAATCGGATCACACCTGCCAAGCGCTTTGCGGATCTTCCTGCTCACCCTTGCGGTTGTTGACGACCTGCTCGCGATAGCCATCATCGCTGTCTTCTACTCGAGCGACATCCAGGTCACTCCATTGCTTTTGGCCTTGATTCCGCTGGCGCTGTACGCTTTCCTCGCGCAAAGATGCGCGCACTTCTTCGGCACGCATCCGGCCGCCGCGTGGATAGTCCTGCTGCCGATCGGCGTCGTGGTCTGGGCTCTCGTACACACCTCAGGCATTCATGCCACGGTTGCCGGAGTTCTGCTCGGCTTCGCCATCCCGGTCCTGCGCAGCAAAAAGGGCGGCGGCCCGAATGCCGGTCCCGGCCTCGCTGAAATATTCGAGCACCGGTTCCGGCCGATATCCGCAGGCATCGCAGTACCGATCTTCGCCTTCTTCTCGGCCGGCGTTGCGATCGGCGGTTCGGCCGGATTCATCAGCGCCCTCAGGGACCCGATCTCGATCGGAATCATCGTCGCTCTAGTCGTCGGAAAACCGGTGGGCATACTCCTCGCCACCTGGATAGTCACCACCTCAACCAAGGCCCGGCTCGATCCGGACCTGTCATGGATAGACGTGCTGGGCGTCGCTATGCTGGCCGGCGTCGGGTTCACCGTCTCATTGCTGATCAGCGAGCTCGGTTTCGGCCATGGCACCCCGCTTGATGACCACGCCAAGGTGGCCATTCTGTCCGGTTCGCTGCTGGCCGCGCTGCTTGCAACCGTCGTGTTACGGATCAGGAATCGCCACTACCGTCGGGTCGAAGAGAAGGAACGCATCGACGCCGACGATAACGGCATTCCCGACGTCTACGACGTCTGA
- a CDS encoding NADP-dependent oxidoreductase — protein sequence MKAVTYHRYGNPDVLGVTDVDEPKLGPDSVKVAVRAASINPVDWKVMAGNLDGVIDVFFPVIPAWDVAGVVEQPGPAVTEFAIGDEVIGYVRKDYVQGGTLAEKVAAPVRTLARKPRNLSWEQAAALPLAGLTAYQVLVHALKVAEGDTVLIHAAAGGVGSLAVQIAATRGARVIGTASAANHEFLRSLGAEPVEYGADLVDNVRGKAPVGVDAIFDLIGGDTLSLTPRLLADGGRVASIADPQVKQYGGNYVFVRPDASDLTALTELVEAGDLRIEVAESFPLSEAAAAYRKSMEGHTRGKIAITVSE from the coding sequence ATGAAGGCCGTTACCTACCACCGCTACGGAAACCCCGACGTGCTTGGCGTCACCGATGTCGACGAACCAAAGCTCGGTCCCGATTCTGTCAAAGTCGCGGTACGGGCGGCGTCGATCAATCCGGTGGACTGGAAAGTCATGGCGGGCAACTTGGATGGTGTCATCGATGTGTTCTTTCCGGTGATTCCTGCCTGGGACGTGGCCGGAGTCGTTGAGCAGCCGGGACCTGCCGTCACTGAGTTCGCGATCGGCGATGAAGTGATTGGCTATGTACGCAAGGACTATGTTCAGGGTGGCACCCTGGCCGAGAAGGTAGCGGCGCCGGTGCGCACCCTGGCCCGGAAGCCGCGCAATCTCTCCTGGGAGCAGGCCGCCGCTTTGCCCCTGGCCGGTTTGACCGCCTATCAGGTTCTGGTCCACGCCCTCAAGGTCGCCGAGGGAGACACCGTTCTGATCCACGCCGCCGCCGGGGGCGTGGGCTCACTCGCCGTGCAGATCGCCGCGACACGGGGAGCCCGGGTCATCGGCACTGCCTCAGCAGCGAACCACGAGTTCCTGCGCTCCCTCGGTGCCGAACCTGTCGAGTACGGTGCGGACCTCGTCGACAACGTCCGCGGCAAAGCGCCGGTGGGTGTCGACGCCATTTTCGATCTGATCGGCGGCGATACGCTCTCACTCACGCCCAGACTGCTCGCCGATGGCGGACGGGTCGCGTCGATTGCCGACCCGCAGGTGAAGCAGTACGGCGGCAACTATGTCTTCGTCCGGCCAGATGCTTCGGACCTGACCGCGCTCACAGAGCTGGTGGAGGCAGGAGATCTGCGGATCGAGGTGGCCGAATCCTTCCCGCTGAGCGAGGCTGCGGCCGCCTATCGCAAGAGCATGGAAGGTCATACCCGCGGAAAGATTGCCATCACGGTGAGTGAGTAA